Proteins encoded within one genomic window of Mycolicibacterium monacense:
- a CDS encoding serine/threonine-protein kinase, whose translation MTEPGETPHLPATNPVATTAPPPHHRRRARRWAPRGALAFLALSVVLVVVFVVARPDWFDGENGESVPPGLLFATTLADLGHRDGIRLSDDNTTSATVTTAVPVDSRLEDARLVLGGRTQAPTSGVTFLRVLVDGEAVYVTELRSGDNDLTADIPLPATVTDDGSVTVQIRLTGSLDQRWCNPDHEIGALVLLDPEATRIRGRLDQRLRTVRDVARGLDHVVTLVLSATRNDREWYETAADLGVALRHTGRQVRYVDGVSENPGEGTRILLGPPESLAEAGWTPVDDQAGAVRVGYLDDTSVLAVTEAGGPPAEALDSLLTTDVVTTADSAANEPRRDEREPVGGDAVPLAALGLDTSAQQLTDSRNWRLRYSTADLPGGRVPSEVRLDLQVPVVAADAPWLVQVRLNGQLLDSVRLPADLDAHSVTARIPEGIEALRNELIVTVLRERVTGGCAVRPTVYQAQLLPTSTLLLGGRGVGLAAVPSDLAPGFEIHLPAGSMDDPEVSLAALVPTLAEFTGVGDRAPFVWDGAPGVRPFLLFGDAPAGVDVPVRVVGGRLVGAGFDLQAFRDGLVVQRAAAGPTPGVVVTPVGRPPDVLPGYGRESARLVTGDGVGVAVDDAGRLDGPLPVRDP comes from the coding sequence GTGACCGAGCCGGGGGAGACGCCGCACCTCCCGGCGACCAATCCGGTGGCGACGACCGCTCCACCGCCTCACCACCGCCGGCGCGCGCGACGCTGGGCGCCGCGCGGCGCGCTGGCGTTCCTCGCGCTGTCGGTGGTCCTGGTGGTGGTGTTCGTGGTGGCCCGCCCGGACTGGTTCGACGGTGAGAACGGCGAATCCGTACCCCCAGGACTGCTTTTCGCCACAACGCTGGCAGACCTCGGCCACCGCGACGGCATTCGGCTCAGCGACGACAACACCACGTCGGCCACCGTCACCACCGCCGTGCCCGTCGACTCGCGCCTCGAGGACGCGCGGTTGGTGCTCGGTGGGCGCACGCAGGCGCCGACGTCGGGCGTGACATTCCTGCGGGTGCTCGTTGACGGCGAAGCGGTCTACGTCACCGAACTGCGATCCGGCGACAACGATCTCACGGCCGATATCCCGCTGCCCGCCACGGTGACCGACGACGGCAGCGTCACCGTGCAGATCAGGTTGACCGGCAGCCTCGACCAGCGATGGTGCAATCCCGACCACGAAATCGGCGCCCTGGTACTGCTGGATCCCGAGGCCACCCGGATCCGTGGACGCCTCGACCAGCGCTTGCGGACCGTTCGGGACGTTGCCCGTGGTCTCGATCACGTTGTGACACTGGTGCTTTCCGCGACGCGGAATGATCGTGAGTGGTACGAGACCGCCGCAGACCTCGGTGTCGCGTTGAGGCACACCGGTCGCCAGGTGCGCTACGTCGACGGCGTCTCCGAGAATCCCGGCGAGGGAACCCGAATCCTGCTCGGACCGCCGGAGTCGCTCGCGGAGGCCGGCTGGACACCCGTCGACGATCAGGCGGGCGCGGTGCGGGTCGGCTACCTCGACGACACGTCGGTGCTCGCGGTCACCGAGGCCGGCGGACCGCCCGCCGAGGCGCTGGACAGCCTTCTCACCACCGACGTCGTCACCACGGCCGACTCCGCGGCCAACGAGCCGCGACGGGACGAGCGCGAGCCGGTGGGCGGCGATGCCGTCCCCCTCGCAGCGCTCGGGCTGGACACCTCCGCGCAGCAGCTCACCGACTCACGCAACTGGCGGCTCCGGTACTCGACGGCAGACCTGCCCGGCGGCCGCGTGCCCAGCGAGGTCCGGTTGGACTTGCAGGTGCCCGTCGTGGCCGCCGACGCTCCGTGGCTGGTCCAGGTGCGGCTAAACGGACAACTCCTCGACAGTGTGCGGCTGCCCGCCGACCTCGATGCCCACAGCGTGACCGCACGCATCCCCGAGGGGATCGAGGCGCTGCGCAACGAGTTGATCGTGACCGTGCTGCGCGAGCGCGTCACCGGCGGCTGTGCGGTGCGGCCCACGGTCTACCAGGCTCAACTCCTGCCCACCTCGACGCTGCTGCTCGGCGGCCGTGGGGTGGGCCTGGCCGCGGTCCCGTCCGATTTGGCTCCCGGCTTCGAGATCCACCTGCCCGCAGGCAGTATGGACGATCCGGAGGTCTCTCTGGCCGCGCTGGTGCCCACATTGGCGGAGTTCACCGGCGTGGGTGATCGAGCGCCGTTCGTATGGGACGGCGCACCCGGAGTGCGGCCGTTCCTGTTGTTCGGCGATGCGCCCGCCGGCGTGGACGTGCCGGTGCGCGTCGTCGGCGGCCGGCTCGTCGGCGCGGGGTTCGATCTGCAGGCCTTCCGGGACGGGCTCGTGGTGCAGCGTGCGGCGGCCGGGCCGACGCCGGGGGTGGTGGTGACACCGGTGGGCCGGCCCCCGGACGTGCTGCCCG